The DNA region TTTGCCCAATTACCTTCTGTGAAGCCCATTGGTCTTGCTACCCTAGACACTTTCTGGCCACtttccctttccacctacattttggaagatctcccctgtagctccagttctgtCCCATCTCTCTCCCCTAGGTCTCTcaattctcctcctctctcctagcctgcaggaacctggaaatctgcttctttctttccactggcatctttattaatAAACCAAAACCCAATTGGGGTCAGGGACCTTCAGTGTCAGTAAGCACAGGTTCCAAATCAAGGCATCTGAACCACCTCATACATCTCACCTTTTttgtccaatttaaaaaaaaaaaactcttctcaCAGACATAAATTGAGTAGATCCATAACAATCATGTAAATTACAAAGTATGCTGTACAATTAACATCTAGTTCAtcattcctaacttaaagagttaTAATTTTATACCTGAATTACGTTTAGATTTTATCCTGTAACACCATTTTAAAACCATGTTTTTACTTCTATAACATATCTTTAATGTTAAACAACTTAAGTTCAGTTATGGGACTATAtttagtcttcaaccccatcagaaatctgagGATGGATTAAATATTAGCTGAGTATATAGGAAGCACATAGCTTCTAAAGATTaaacaaattgtagagacagctgactgccTGGACAGCCCCCTAATTTCTtataatgttggagcatctgtcttcagccttctgaccAAGGATCATCTAACAGACCTTTGTAAAGCAGGATTATGAAGGACTGTTTACCCTGAATTGGCAGAGCTATCAGTTGAATATTTCACATAGTGTGTCCTTTTCCTGAACAGTATCTTGTCTGTAGATGAAATAGGCAACTTCTGCCCCGTGGCTACCTTGCCACAATAAGAAACCTTTCCTGGAGGTAAAGATGCTGAATTCttctttgaaggagaatggggaaACTGTCAGGAGCAGACCTGTATCATTGTCAATTGATCCttaataattaaataacattaaatgtcatattttgtgGATTTCTGATAGTTTTGAAGATTATCTATGTAAAGGATATTTGAATTGTTAAACCTTAATTATTCTTAACCATTTTTATTTGAGTAATATTGAAaacatattattataattaaattagaatCTAATATAGCCATAACtttactatctggcccttaacttaatcatcctaaacagtttgtaataacAGCTATTAGAAGAACTGGgtctaagccttgtattcttaaatgagttgtatAGGCATAATGCCTATAAGAGTAGCAATATTAATCTCAAATTTTGATTCAATATAGAAATGTAtatcaatgaaaaccttaaatctgtatcaaTATAAATTctctaccaatgtaagaaattataatttcaatttatattaataaagatttctatcaatgtaagattatggcttCATAATGCTTTGTTCAAGAATAAAATTagtaatccatcccatctgtttccttcttattcaaacagatgcagacacccacagtcaaataGTTGATGGACTTGAAGACTCTTGTgaaaaaataagaggaaggattgtTGGCCTCataggggataggaactccataggaagaccaacagagtcaactaacctggacccttggagctctcagagtctgaaccagaAACCGAAggacacacacaggctggacctaggcctccccacacaaaTGTATCAtatcagatgtgcagcttggttttcatgtgggtcccaaaccaCTGGagtggggctatcccaaaagctgttgcctgtacatgggatatgttcttctagctgggctgccttgtcttgcctcaatgggaaaggaagagCCTAGTaccacagagacttgaagtaccagaATGAGGGGATATGCAGGGGGTGCCCCACCTGCTCAAAGGAGAatggaggatgggggaaggattgtggaaagGGGTTATCAAATGTGTGTATTGGCCCTATATTGTTACTTAATCTTCGAAAAGATGAAATGCACCATCACTTTAtttaagtaatttctttttttttcttttcttttttttttttttttttttttttttttttttttttttttttttttttttttttttttgttttttgtttttgttctgttttgttttgttttcagtttttcaagatggtttctctgtgtaactctggctgtctctggcctcaaactcagagatccatctgcctctgcctcccaagtgctgggattaaaggcatatggcaCCACCACCCAACTTATTCAAATAACTTTTAGTTCTTTGATCTGTTGCTCTTCTTTACACCAGAATATAGTATCTCTTTAGCTGAAGCAGCTATTACATCTGTGTCATTCACTTGTTTATTGGACAAACATTTGATGAGTACCTGTTCCATTCCCAGCTCTGTATTACTGTTCAGCATTTGTGAAGTGTTTAACAAGCATATGGTCCTTTCCTTAATAGAGAAATAACTTGCCAAGGACTTGAGAGATCATACTAATCACTCTAGAATAAGCTGGAGCATAGCTCACCAATAAAGTGCCTGCCTAGTGTTCTAGAAGCCCAGATTTGTTCCACAGccctgaaaacagaaagaaacatccCAAGAAGATGTGGAATTTGTGTTTCTGAATCCAAGTTATTTTGCTTGACACACTGACTGCCGGGTGCATACATTTTTTCTACTAGTGCCAAGAATTCATCTTCTGCACAATAACAAAAATTCTATTCTACATAAGGATCACATTTATCAACTCACCTATTGATAGACATATAGAATTGTACCATTTCCTAGTAAGAGTGTAGCCGTCAACAAGAATGAGCAAGCATCTCTTAAAGTGTGTTGATCTCTTCAGGCACACACCcacaagaatttcttttttttttttttctttagttcattggttggtttttcaagtcagggtttctctgtgtagccctggattaCTTACATGCATGGAGTGAAGGAAAGGGTCTGGTGACGCGTGGAATTTTGTCTTTCCTCCAGTGTATGATGCTACTGAGTCTGACAGAATGCTATGTCCCACAAGAGCTCCGTTCACTTTAGTAGCTTTTCTTCTTTGCATGTCAGTGACCTCTGCTGGCCACACTTAGCTTTCCACAGTCTGGGCAGTTTCCTACCCACTGAGTTGACTGTTATTCTAGCTGGGGCTTGGAGGTGAGAGTTCCTCCTGATGTACTGAAGTTATGAGATGTAGCCACTGCACTGAAGACTGAACAGAGGATCTGTGTATTAATCACCATGAGGGATAGAGGTACCTGTAGAAAACTATGTTGTGCATACAAGCCTAGTGACcgcacaggccagaagaggatgtcatatccctagagctggagttacaagcagttatgAGCCTCCCAACGCTCGTACTCTGCAAGAATAgtaaatgctcttagccactgaagcGGCAGCCCTTGTATCGCCAGCCCTTGGGTTACTTCTTATCAATGTTTCAGCCTAGTTTTTTCCTGTAGTTTTCACATATCCTAATACTACCTTTGTGAATTCCTGaagctctttctctccttctttctgtattaaagattttttttcttgttctgactCTTTTCCTTtactgggtcccctggaaccaCCTTCTATACTGCCATCTTACTAAGAAACCTCAAAGTGGATTTAATAGCAAGAAATAAAGTCATTTCCTAATAATAAAGAGAGGTAATAATAAAGTCAAAGACTTTACTTGTAAAGACATTGAAAGTTCCCCATCCCTTATTTCTGGTTATTTATATAATCAGTGAATTTAGTAGTCAATGTCTCTATATACACTTGCATGCTTACACCTATGAGGTTTATCATAAGGAATTGCTTTACTAGGTATGTGTAGGATGTGTGGGGGTACAGAGATCTCTACGCTCACAGATAAGCACAAGGGATTGGAAGAGGCTGGAATGTTAAGAACACAGGGTTGTTCTTTCAAGGGGAAGAATGCAATACCTGTTATCCTCTCTGAAGGCTGGGAACAGACATGCTTTCTAATCTGTGAGCTTTGATGGCTTTGGTGATCTGTGTGACCAGTGATGACACTGAGCCCTTATCTTAAGCTGCTTTTTCTCAGTCTATAGAACATATTTTTATGGAAAGGATCACATACACTTTACAGAGAGTTTGGATATAGTCACATGCCatctttatttagcttactttgtgCTTTATTATGGAAAATGTTGAACCACACAGACACCTTCATGGGCCTGCAGAGAGGTTATTCGTAGAAGGCAAGAAGGCAGCTCAGTTCAACATGGCTCAATAGCTGGTAGTGGCTCACACTTTGAGAGTCTGATCCTGAgtggtttattttaggcatagTTAAGTGAAGCACAATTTGGTGATGGCTATGGACTCCATCCCTATAGAACTGTGAATCCTAGATAAATCACTTTATTTTACGAGttgcttggtcatggtggtttatttatttatttacttcccaaatgctgtccTGCACCCCATCCTCCCCTCACAGAATCCCTCCCGCAgctcccatccccttctcctctgagaaggtggccCACCCAGGTTATCCCCCAACactggaacatcaagtctctgcagggcccACCCAGGTTATCCCCCAACactggaacatcaagtctctgcagggcccACCCAGGTTATCCCCCAAcactggtacatcaagtctctgcaggtttaggtgcatcttctcccactgaggccagtgttttatcacagcaatagaaagtaactgAAACAGTAGGTCACCAACACTTACTGAAATATTGGTTAaatgcatttctttattttaaaagtgtacCATTTCCTTGTGgtaaaaaagtaacaaaattgtTCTAACTGAAATTTTTTAACTgacaagtaaatatttaatatataaaacatgagGTTTTGGTGTGGGTACGCATGTAGGATGGTGAAACAAACCTACTTAATCCATTAACCTAATTTACTTACACTTCTTTTTGTGGACAGAACACTTAACAATCCTCAACATGGTAACTTTGCTCTCTGTGGTCCTGAACGTTTTCTTCTTGTTTCACTGATATTTTGTGTCATTTTACTAACATTTCCCCAATCCTGCCATGGTCCAGCCTCAGGTAATAAacattctattctttctttctatgaaTTTGAATTTTCAGTGGTCTACATGTGTGTTTGCCTTAATATCTGCTCTTGTGTCTGGATTATTTCACATAACATATGCCTTCCAGGGTTATCCATGATATTACAGaatttcctattttttcttttcttcttcttcttctttcttctttcttcttcttctccttctccttcttctccttctccttctccttctccttctccttctcctcctcctcctcctcctcctcctccttcttcttcgaCTGAACAATATTCTACCATGTACACATTTCCCCCAATCAATTTGGTGGGCATTTacattcttaattttgtttttagtataatTATTGAACGATGTAAAGTTTATTTACATTTGGGAGTTGggcatctgtttgtttgttattttttaattcaaagttatttttattcttctctcatattttaCATTCCAATTGCAGTttcaccttcctctcttcccaccaaTCTCTCCCCAACACCTCTAGACTTACCACCTCCAcatcccttcagaaaagagcaggcctcccaggaacaTCAACCAAACACTGCATagcaagctacaataagaccaggcacatacatCACATCAAGACAAATGCCTATCTTTACCTTTCCTTTTGGGAGTTAGTTCTGCCAATCAACTGTTGGCAGTTGATCAATGCTGGGGGAGGAAGACTCCATCATCTTCAATCTAGATTAACAAGATTTTTTCCTTCTTACACTTCAAATACTTTGCCCATTTACATTGCTTCCAATAAGAAAGATAatgtcatttttgtctttttccccaCTCCATAAGAGATCAAAGATATAAACATaagttaaaagtataaaattctcAGATGGAAACACAAGTATAAATTCATAGTTTTGTGTCAAACAATGGTCACTTAAATGTAGCACCAAATTCACAAAAgctaagagaaaaataagtaattaaagtTCATCAAAATGTAAAGTTTTTGTACATCAAAAAATATTGCAAATTCCCTGCTGGGTAGCCTTCTTAGTCATTAAAACTCTTTCTCATGTATGAATCTGGTTAGTTCCAACAACCAGCCTCACAAGATGCACCCATGAGTACAACAGTAGTATAGATATTACAGGAGTAACCAACTTGTTTTGGTTAGATTGAGGATCCACTCCACAGGAGAAAACCCATGCCTGATACTACAAATCTGGCCAAGAACCCATCCTCTGGAGTTCAAAGGCCCTAAAGAAAAGTTACTATTAGTTTACTAAATTGACATAGtatcaaactgtcttctaaatgaTTCTCGATATTCATAGATTAGGTCAGTTTTCAACACTGACCACAGAAATTTCTTTTTACAGTGGACAGTGACCAATTTACAGACTTATAATTTGTAAATGCAGAAAGAGGTGTCTATGGAATATTCAGTCTCAAATGAGACATCTATACCACACCCTTGCCCCCAAAGCTCAAGAGAACAtcagagaagatggagaaatgggaaagaaaaacataaagatcCAGTGCTCACGGAGATCTGCTGTGAAACAACGTCTTCTGAACACAGCAGGGAGTTgcactcacaaactcacagaagCAGTGGCTGCCTGCACAAACTCAAGACGCTCAGAATTACAGGATGAACGAGTGAGGGACTAACCACAGCTGAGGAACTGTTGACACTTGATCAATGCTGGGGCAGGGAGACTCCATCTTCTTCAGAGGTGTGGCATCAAGtaggttgaccatgctccagtagatggtTGCACACCAGTGCACATTTGAGTAACACTGATTTTTGTTCTCGGTGGGTTATAAAGAAGAGGACAAGAGATTAGGATAGGGATATGACAGGAGATCCAAGAACAGGGATATGGGGGTAGATATGtaggaaattatcaaagaataaataattttaaagaactgttactcaggaagaaaatgaagatgaccaatggaatagaagagAATGTTGTGAAATGAGTCACTTGATAGGTATCTaacaattataatatataaagaatgtatacattacaaaaataaataataacctaATTTTAATTGGCAAAAAACTTGGTCTTTTCTACAAAGATATACAAATGATTAATAAGCATATTGTATGATTCCATCTCTACAAAATCCCAGGATAGGATAGATAATCCATTAGAACAGAAAGTAGCTTGGTTTTTGCTTATGTTTAGTGGTAAGACAGGAGAGAAAAGTTAGAAGTGACAGCTAATTGAtgcaggggttttgttttgttttctgagattttattattttatttattattatcatgtgcatgtgtttgcatgtgtgcactctccatggcatgtatgtggacaacttgtgggagttggttttctccctTCTCCATGGGGGTTCTGGAGATGACtctcaggtcatgaggcttgactgcaagcacctttacccactgtaCCATCTCCCCGGCCACCTCACTGGATGTATTGAAGATCAAGTCGCAGAGTTTCCTGCAGGCAAGCCAGGCAACTTTACAACTCTGCAAAGTAGAAATTAAGCAGAAGCTGAGGACCTTACCAAATGAAAGGGCAGGCAGTACACAGACCAGCATGCTCATCATGGTCTACAACAAGGAGTCCTACAACCGATAGGGATAGGTGTTGGGAAACAGTTTTGGGGTAGTAATCAAAATACATCTGCCTCAgccatacatggtggctcatgcttttaatcttagaacttgggagccagaggcataTGGCTCTcaatgagtttaaagccagcctgatctacataggaggccagcctgggctacctgttccatatacatatatgaaagccTTCTCCACCAGGAgagactgtaccctcaaactgtgaaccaaaataagcatttcatcccttaaaaaaaaatacatctggGATCTGGGGAGATGTCCCCGTGGTGAAGAGTGCATATTATTCTTGCAAAGAAACCAAAGTTTGCTTCCCAGTTCCCATGTTGGACagctacctgtaattccagctccaagagatctacTGCCTTCTCTGGCTTTCACGGGCACCtgaattcacatacacacacacacacacacacacacacacacacacacacacatacacacacacacatacacatacacacacacatacacacacacacacacacatacacacacacatacacacacaaacacacacacacactttaaagtaaaagtaaattatttttagaatgcATCTGTTTGGAAACTGGTTATCTACACTTTGTAACATGGGGAACTGTACACCCCAAAGGATGAGGATGGGTGGGGACTGCCAACACAGAGACATCAGAGTCAGGGACAGATGGTTGTCAGTAGGGTCATCACCTGCTTCTCAAAATGGCTCTTTTGTCTCTACCACTGACAGGTCATCGGTTGTGTCCTTGTGTCTTACAGAGCTCTTTGAGGTTGGCAATTTCTTTAAGAAGGAAAGTTTGTGCTTGTACATCCTCCAAAATCTCCCTAAACCCAAAAGTGCAAgctccaagaaaataaataagagacaGGCTCCGCTGATCCCAAACATGGTGTTGAGGAAGATGGTCTTCTCAGAGGGGTGAGACTGGAAACAGGTTGTGCTGCCAATGCAAGGATCCTCACGACATATAAAAGTGCTGGGCATCTTGAAGCCATATAGATGGTACTGAACTCCTAGAGCTGCTCCTTCAAGGACCAGCCGCACCCCAAGGTGTGCCACATAGGCCCAGAGAAGCTTGAGGCTTTTAGCCCCTGAGACATCCTTGCTACTATCCCCTTTGCAAATCCGGGTCTCTTGCTCCTTGTTCTCCTTTCCTGGTACCTCCCAGTATCCAATCACATGATACAGAGTAAAAGCCACATAAATGGCACTGGGTACGGCCATCAGGATGACTTGGAAGGCCCAGAAGCGCAATGGAGAGAGAGGGCGGAAGACATCATAGCAAATGGTCTTGCAGCCTGGCTGCCCTAAATGACATATGAATTCATTCTCATCATCACCAAAAACCCCAGGTCCACTGGAAACCAGGATCAAGAGACGGAATCCCATGAGGATGGGAAGAAGGAAGCGCCCCACAGGGGTCGAGTGCTGGCTCTCCTGAGCCAATAGCTGTCTCAGGAACCTGCCACACATCCTGCCACAAAGCAGAGAACAATATTAGTGCAGATGTCTCACTCCCTTTTAAAGGAGGCTTCAGTTTGTCTAGTTCACTGCAAAGCAAGCCTTTTTGCTCCTCTCTCCGTTTAGCCATCTTTACTTGCCTACAATGTAATGTAACCTGAGCTAATTACCTTTATAGACACAAAAGGTTTAGTTGGCAGACAGTTGTGTAGGTGTGAACTCCACATAGCACAGCACAGATTTGGTGAAGGTCACTCGTTGAATGAACATATCATGTCTTGGATGGCAATGAGAAGATTGGAGCAAAAAGCCTTAACCcaaggagacaggaagatagaCAGAATCCCACAAGCCCTTTCAAGAGTACATTTTTGTAAATGGTGAGTTGGCTCAAATCAGCAAAGTGATAGACAAGCATAAAAATCTAAGCTTAATCCTCAAAGCCCATGTAAAAATgctgtgtggtggtgcatgcttgaaACCCCACTGCAGGGAAGGCGGGGACAGGAGGATCCTAGCCAATTGGAGAACCTCTAACCAACATAAGATCCTGTGTCAAACACAAGGTGGATGACTCCCAGAGAATGGCACACGACTCTGAGCTCCAGTCTATATTACTTATGGAGAAagaatgagtgagtgagagaaagagagagagagaaagagagagagagagagagagagagagagagagagagagagaactaaggaCCTCCCATTAGGCTCCACTTCTTATGTTTAGTTTTAATGCATATgggtgtgtctttctgtgtgtatgcctgcccgtgtgtgtgtgtgtgtgtgtgtgtgtgtgtgtgtgtgtgtgtgtacctgttcAGAGACCaaacgagggcatcagatccctttgagctggagttacaagtggttgtgaatcACCAGACATGGACagtgggaaccaaactcaggtcctctagaaaagcactCAACCACAacaccatctctctatccccagaCAAAAGTTCTTTCAGGTCCGCAATACATTCCAATAGCACTACCCTAAAGGTCAAGTCTTTATGGACTTCTGTGAGGACACTCAGCCAAACCATAATTAATACCAAGTCTGTGGCTCTCCTTATTTACCAGttaaagaaacataaatgaataatatGAATTTATATAGGTGTCCTAGTTTAATTTCtggtgttgaaaaaaaaaacttaagggaaaaaagatttattccagcttacaattccaggatatagtccatcatagcagggaagtAAAGGTGGCAGGAAGTTAGAACATCTGGTCACGTTACATCCACactcaaaagcagagagaaaggaaggtgtggtggtttgaatatgcttagcccacagggagtggtactgttagaaggtgtggcctttgtggaggaagtgtgtcactgtgggggctcAGCATACAAGAAGTCCTAGATTCAAccccagaacaaagaaagaaaggaaggaaggaaggaaggaaggaaggaaggaaggaaggaaggaagaaaaaaagaaagaaagaaagaaagagagagagaaagagagagagaaagaaagagagataaagaaagaaagagagagaaagagagaaagagaaagaaagacaaagaaacagaaagagagaaagaaagagagagagagaaagaaacagaaaaaagagaaagagggagaaagagagaaagaaagaaagagagagagcaggcagtggtggcgcacacctttaatctcagcacttgggaagcagaggcaggtggatttctaagttcaagaccagcctggtctacagagtgagttccagggcagccagggctataaagagaaaccgtatctcgaaaaaccaaaaaagaaaaaaaagaaaggaaggaaggaaagaagtaaggaagcaaggagaggaggaaggcctTAAGTCATGAATGGGTTATAAAAGAGATTTGAAGGAGCCCTTCAGCCCCTTCCATCAGCTGAAGACACAGAGACATCACCATCCATGAAGAAAAGGCCTAATCCAGACACTTTGTCTACTATG from Mastomys coucha isolate ucsf_1 unplaced genomic scaffold, UCSF_Mcou_1 pScaffold22, whole genome shotgun sequence includes:
- the Gjc3 gene encoding gap junction gamma-3 protein, giving the protein MCGRFLRQLLAQESQHSTPVGRFLLPILMGFRLLILVSSGPGVFGDDENEFICHLGQPGCKTICYDVFRPLSPLRFWAFQVILMAVPSAIYVAFTLYHVIGYWEVPGKENKEQETRICKGDSSKDVSGAKSLKLLWAYVAHLGVRLVLEGAALGVQYHLYGFKMPSTFICREDPCIGSTTCFQSHPSEKTIFLNTMFGISGACLLFIFLELALLGLGRFWRMYKHKLSFLKKLPTSKSSVRHKDTTDDLSVVETKEPF